The sequence CCAGTGGCTGCTGCTGGCCTATCTGCACCAGGAAGAGCTCAGCGATCCGCTGCGCGCCCGCTTGCTGTACCAGGTCGGTTCGCACTGGATCTCGACCGGCAGCTTCACGCTCGGCGTCGATCCGCTGACCGAGAGCTATGCGCTGTTCAGCCGCCTGCCCGAGTACCGGCGCGAGTGGGCCATGGCCGGCAACGACCTCGGCGTGGTCAAGTTCTACCTCGGCCACTACGAGGAGGCGAACGCGCTGTATACCTCGGTGCTGCCGATCCATCGCTCGATCGGCAACCACCCGGTCGAGGCCGACACGCTGGCCAACATCGCCTACTGCTACCTGGCCACCAACCAGTTCGAACTGGCGCAGGAGCACGCCAAGCAGGTGCTGCCGCTGGTGCAGGGCGACAATTTCCGCCTCGCCTACACGCAGGGCCTGCTGGGCAACTGCGCCTTCGAGCTCGGCGACACGGAAAGCGCGATCGACCACGAGCGACAGGAAATCGAGATCCTGATCCGCTACGGCGAGGGCTCTACGCTGGCCATGGCGCAGCAGCGGCTGGCCAAGTACCTGTGGTCGCTCGGCCGGCGGATCGAGGCGCGCGGCGCCATGGCCGAGGCGCTGACGGTGTTCGCCAATGCGCCGCATCCGACCCTGCTCGGCTACTGCCTCGACACCTGCACCGGCTTCGCCATCTCGCTGGCCCAGTGGGACGCCGCCGCGCAACTGGCCGGCTTCGCCCACGACTGGTTCGCCCGCAACCAGGCCTACCGCGCGCCGGTGCGGCAGCGCCAGCTCGATGCGCTGCTGCCGCAGCTGATCGCCCAGCGCGGCCCGCTGGAGCAGGATCCGGACTACCGCCACGGCGCCACGCTGACCCTGGCCCAGGGCCTGGCGCTGGCGCGCTCGATGCTCGACACGATCGACGAAGCGGCGGCCGGCGACCCGGTGGCCGGCAATCCGGCACCCGGCGATCAGGCAACCGGCAGCCCGGCCGCCGATCCGGCAACAGGCGCCTGAAGCCGGCCCGGGCCACGACAGCCTTGGTCCGGGCGGAGGCGGCGGCTAGAATCCCTGCTCCCCGCTTCAATCCCTCCAGGCCCGCCATGACCACGCCCCAAGCCGCGCTGAACCGTCTGATCGACGGCAACGAACTGTTCTACGACGAGATGTTGTCGGTGATGCGCCAGATCATGACCGGCACCATGTCGCCGGTGCATACCGCGGCCATCCTGATCGGCCTGCGGGTGAAGGTGGAGACGGTGTCCGAGATCGCCGCCGCGGCCACCGTGATGCGCGAGCTGTCCAGCCGGGTGGCGGTGCAGCGGCGCGAGCACCTGGTCGACACCTGCGGCACCGGCGGCGACGGCGCGCATACCTTCAACATCTCCACCACCGCCGCCTTCGTCGCCGCGGCGGCCGGCGCGCGCGTGGCCAAGCACGGCAACCGCGGCGTGTCCTCGTCGAGCGGCTCGGCCGACGTGCTCGAGGCGCTCGGCGTGAACCTGGCGCTGACGCCCGAGCAGGTCGGCCAGTGCATCGACGAGGTCGGCGTGGGCTTCATGTTCGCGCCCAACCACCACGGCGCGATGAAGAACGTCGCCCCGATCCGCAAGGAACTGGGCGTGCGCACGATCTTCAACATCCTCGGCCCGCTGACCAACCCGGCCGGCGCCGACAACCAGGTGATGGGCGTGTTCCATCCCGACCTGGTCGGCATCCAGTGCCGCGTGCTCAAGGAGCTCGGCAGCCGCCACGTGCTGATCGTGCACGGCCGCGACGGCCTCGACGAGATCAGCCTGATCGACCGCACGCTGGTCGCCGAGCTGTGCGACGGCGAGATCACCGAGTACGAATTCGATCCGCGCGACCATGGCTTCGCGCTGTGCGAGCCGGCCGCGCTCAAGGCCGCCGGCCCGGCCGAATCGCGCGCCAAGGTCGAGGCGGTGCTGGCGGCCGAGGCCGGCCCCTGCCGCGACATCGTGGTGCTGAATGCCGGCGCGGCGCTCTATGCGGCCGGCGTGGCCGCCAGCCTGGCCGAGGGCTTCGCCGCCGCGGCCGCGGCGATCGACAGCGGCGCGGCGCGGGCCAAGCTCGCCGCGCTGGTCGAACTGAGCCAGCGCTTCAAGAACTGACCGACGACTCGCAACCCTTCGACGCACTGCGTCCTCCGCGGCCTTCGCGGCGAAAGCATTCCATGTCCGACATCCTGCAAAAGATCCTCCACACCAAGGCCGACGAAGTCGCCGCCGCGCGCCGCGCCAAGCCGCTCGAAGCGGTGCGCGCCGAAGCCGAGGCCGCGCCCGGCGTGCGCGACTTCACCGGCGCGCTGCGCGACAAGTACGCCGACGGCCAGGCCGCGGTGATCGCCGAGATCAAGAAGGCCAGCCCGTCCAAGGGCGTGATCCGCGCCGACTTCCGGCCGGCCGAGATCGCCGCCGACTACGCCGCCCACGGCGCCGCCTGCCTGTCGGTGCTGACCGACGAGCAGTACTTCCAGGGCCACGCCGACTACCTGCGCGCAGCGCGCGGCGCCTGCGCGCTGCCGGTGCTGCGCAAGGATTTCGTGGTGGACGCCTACCAGGTCTACGAGGCGCGCGCGATGGGCGCCGACTGCATCCTGCTGATCGTCGGCGCGCTCGACGCCGGCCATATGCGCGAACTCGAGGCGCTGGCCCATGAGCTCGGCATGGCGGTGCTGGTCGAATCGCACGACCGCGCCGAGCTCGACCGGGCGCTGACGCTGAAGACGCCGCTGATCGGCATCAACAACCGCGACCTGCGCAGCTTCGAGGTCTCGCTCAAGACCACGCTGGACCTGCTCGAACGCATCCCGAGCGACCGCATCGTGATCACCGAATCGGGCATTCTGAAGCCGGCCGATGTCGAGCTGATGCTCGAGCACGAGGTCTACGCCTTCCTGGTCGGCGAGGCCTTCATGCGCCAGCCTTCGCCGGGCGCAGCGCTGGCCGAGCTGTTCGGTTGATCCGCCTGGCGATGGTTCGACGTCGACGCCTGGCGGGCGCCAGCGATGGGGTAGGCAGGTCTTCGCTCGATTTCTCTCCCACGCCCTCGCCTCGCCGTCGCTCGTTTGCCGGCCAAGGACAGCCTCCGGGCCGCTATCTCGGCCAGCAAAGAAAACAAGGCGCTGCGGCGCCTTGTTTCATTTATGCATCCTGCGGTTTTCCCTCATGTTGCAAGGCGTCCACATTCCAGGACTTGTAACAGCGTTGTCACGGCGGCTCCGTATAAAGCGCTCCGTCGCCCCCGGATTGCCGGGGCTGCCGAATCGCAAATCAACAACGGGAGTCTCTCCATGAAAAAGCAACTGCTCGCCATCGCCGTCCTGGGCGCCCTCGCCGCCCCGGCCTTCGCCGACAACAACGTGACCCTCTACGGCCGCATCGACATGGGCCTGGAACGTAGCGACGACGGCACCACCAGCCGCTTCGTGGAACAGAACTTCGCCTCGCGCATCGGCTTCAAGGGCGAGGAAGACCTGGGCGGCGGCCTGAAAGCCCTGTTCCAGATCGAAACCGGCGTGTCGCCGGACGACAGCGCCAACAGCGCCGCCTGGGCCAGCCGCAACAGCTTCGTCGGCCTCAAGGGCGACTTCGGTACCGTGCTGATGGGCAACCACGACATGCCGTTCAAGTCGCTGGACCGCAACGTCGGCACCATGTGGAACCAGACCGACCCGATCGAGCAAGTGGTCAACGGCAAGGCTTCGGCCGGCGCCATCGGTGCCAACTTCCACACCCGCCAGAAGAACGTGGTGCAGTACCACTCGCCGGTGTGGAGCGGCTTCCAGCTCAAGGCCGCGTTCTCGCCCGACGAAGCCAAGGTCGACGGCGGCACGAACAAGCAGGTCTACGGCCTGTCGGCTGAGTACAACGCCGGTCCGTGGAACATCGGCGCTGGTTACGAAAACAAGCAGGACGCCGCCACCAAGGGCAAGGATCTGAGCGCCGTCAAGCTGATCGGCGGCCTGAAGATCGACGCCTTCACGCTGGGCGCCGCCTACGCCAAGCTCGACAACGACAACGGCAGCAAGGTCGACACCTGGGCCCTGGTCGGCAACTACACCATCGGCGCTACCACACTGAAGGCCGCCTACGGCACCGCCGACGAAAGCAAGGGCAACGCCCAGGACGGCACCGCCCTGTGGTCGTTCGAAGTGGACTACTCGCTGTCCAAGCGCACCACGGTGTACGGCTACTACGCCGCCTACAAGAACGACGGCAAGTCCAAGGCCAAGTTCGAGACCGGCGACAACAAGTACGCCCCGGTTGCCGGCGAAGATCCGAGCGTGTTCGGCGTGGCGGTTCGCCACAACTTCTGATCTGCCTGGCGACGGTTCAGCGTTGGCGATGGGTGGGCACCCGGCAAAGCCGGGCTGATTTGGACGGTAGTGGGGAGGCCGGCAGATCTTCGCTCGATTTCTCCCCACTCCCCCGCCTCGCCCTAAGGGCGAGGAGCCTCGCTGACGCTCGTTCGCTGTCCCTGGCGGTCGCATGTGAATCGGGCACGGAGCTTTCTCCGTGCCCGATTCGCTTTTGGGGAAACAGATAAGGCGCAAGAAAACGATGTAGCGCCTTCGGATCTACCTGGCGACGCGTAAGCGTTGACGATTGGCTGGCACCCGGCGAAGCCGGGCTGATTTGGGCAGTAGTGGGGAGGCAGGCCGATCTTCGCTCGATTTCTCTCCCACTCCCCCGCCTCGCCCTTAGGGCGAGGAGCCTCGCTGACGCTCGTTCACTGTCCCTGGCGGTCGCATGTGAATCGGGCACGGAGCTTTCTCCGTGCCCGATTCGCTTTTGGGGAAACAGATAAGGCGCAAGAAAACGATGTAGCGCCTTCGGATCTACCTGGCGACGCGTAAGCGTTGACGATTGGCTGGCACCCGGCAAAGCCGGGCTGATTTGGGCGGCAGTGGGGAAGCAAGCAGGCAGATCTTCGCTCGATTTCTCTCCCACTCCCCCGCCTCGCCCTTAGGGCGAGGAGCCTCGCTGACGCTCGTTCGCTGTCCCTGGCGGTCGCATGTGAATCGGGCACGGAGCTTTCTCCGTGCCCGATTTGCGCTTATAGGGGACGATGCAGCGCCACGATCAGCGCGATGCAGCGGTGTTCCGTAGGAGCGGCTTCAGCCGCGAATCGTGGAGGTGTCGCCGTCGTCATTCGCGGCTGAAGCCGCTCCTACAAAAGCAGGTCGCAGCGGTATCCATGTCGCACCGCCGAATGAACACTGGCCCGGCGCCTGCGCCGCGCTACCAGCGCCGCCACCAGCCGAAACCGAAGCGCGGGCCGTAGTCCCATTGCCGCATGCGTTCTTCCTGGCGCACGTCGTCGAGCTGGGTCTGCTGCATGTAGTCGAGCACCGGCTCGGCGACGCCGGCCTTGTTGAGGCGGACGATGTCGCTGGCGCTCAGGCGGTAGCTGGTGCGGCTGTCGCGGATCATGGCGATCAGCGCGTTGGGGGTGGTGCCCTGCTTGCTCAGCGCGATGACGTCGTCGACCGAGAGCGGCGGCGGCAGGGTGGCGCAGGCGGCCAGCAGGACGGCGGACAGGATGGGTAGCATTACGGTGCGGCGCATGGCGGCTCTCCTCGATCGGCTTTCACCATAGACCCCGGCACGCACGAAAAGTGCATGCGGCCGGCCGCCGACAGCGGCCGGCGCACCGATCCACATCCTGGCGCGGGGGGCTCAGAGGGCCTTGACCGCCCCCGTCACCGCGACCAGCCTGGCCGCCAGTTTCTCGACCTGGCTCTGCTGGCGCGCATCGGACAGCTTGCCGTCCTGGCCGAAGGCCTCGTGCGCGCGGCTGATCGCCAGCGTCTGCGGCAGCGTGCTCACGCCGAGCGTGTGCAGGATGTCGCGCAGGTGGTTGAGCCCGCGCAGGCCGCCCAGCGCACCGGGCGAGGCGGCGGTCAGCAGCGCGGTCTTGCCCTGGAAGGCAGCGCCGGCATCGATGCGCGACAGCCAGTCGAGCGTGTTCTTCATCAGCGAGGAGACCGAGGCGTTGTTCTCCGGCGAGGCCAGCGCCAGGCCGTCGTGCGACTGCAGCAGCGTATTGAGCGCACGGGCGCGCTCGGGCACGCCGTTCTCGCTTTCCCAGTCGCCGTGGTAGAGCAGCATGTCGAAATCGGCCAGGTCGATCAGGCTGGCCTCGCCGCCGGCGTCGCGCACCGCCTGCGCCAGCACGCCGGCCAGCTTCTTGTTGAGCGAACCGCGCCGGGCGCTGCCGGCGAATACCAGGATGCGTGCTGACATGGGGGTCTCCTCGTCAATAGGGTGGATTGGCGGATCGGGTAGCGCTTCAGGCCGCCGGCGCGACGACGGTCTCGGTCGCGATCTCGATGCGGCCGCTCAGGGTCTTGTGCACCGGGCACTTGTCGGCGATCTCGGCCAGCCGGGTGCGCTGCACCTCGGTCAGGTCGCCGACGAACTCGAGCCTGCGCTGCATGCGGTAGACGCCGTCGCGCTCGACGTGGTCGATGGAGACATGCACGTCCTCGAGCGGGAAGCCCTTGCGCGCGGCGTACATGCGCAGGGTGATGGCGGTGCAGGCGGCCAGCGCCGCGTCGAGCAGCTGGTGCGGATCGGGGGCGGTGGTCGAATCGTCGGCATCGGCGAGCCAGCGGGCGGCTTCGACGCTCAGTTCGGTCAGGTAGCTGCCCCCTTCGGATTTGCGGGCTTGGACGGTCATGGCGGGTTCCTCTCGTATCGTTTGCAGCGGATTGTCGTTGGTCTTTGGAGTACCGGCCGGTCGCGGGCTTCATCGTGCGACCGGCCGCGGCGGGCGGCGTTCCGCGGTCAGGCCAGGTCGAACACCAGCACTTCGGCGTCGCGGCCGTCCTCGAACCGCAGCGTGCCTTCACCGGCCAGCAGTGCCGCATCGCCGGCGGCCAGCGCCTCGCCGTTCACCGCGAGCTCGCCGCGCACCAGGTGCACATAGGCGCGGCGACCGGGCGCCAGCGGCAACTCGGCGCGCTCGCCGGCGTCGAACAGGCCGGCGTGGAGGCGTGCGTCCTGGTGCAGCGCCAGCACCCGCTCGCCGCCCTCGGGCGCCGCGATCAGCCGCAGCCGGCCGCGCTTTTCGTCCGGCCCAACGTGGAATTCCTGATAGCTGGCGTCGAGCCCGGTCTGCGAGGGTACGATCCAGATCTGCAGGAAGTGCACCGGCTCCTCGGTCGAGCCGTTGTACTCGGAGTGGTAGACGCCGCGGCCGGCGCTCATGCGCTGCACGTCGCCGGCACGCAGCACCGAGCCGTTGCCCATGCTGTCGCGGTGCTCGAGCGCGCCGGACAGCACGTAGCTGACGATCTCCATGTCGCGGTGGCCGTGGGTGCCGAAGCCGGCGCCGGCGGCGACGCGGTCCTCGTTGATCACGCGCAAGGCGCCGAAGCCCATGTGGGCCGGATCATAGTAGTCGGCGAAGGAAAAGCTGTGATAGGACTTGAGCCAGCCATGGTCGGCATGACCGCGTTCCGCGCTGCGCCGGATGGTGATGGACATGATGCACTCCTTTCAAATGTTTGAATGCCTGGAGTGCATGTTAAGACTGCATCAGTTGCACTGATAGCGGAATGATCTGAGCCGATTGATCCGATTTTTTGAATATAGACGAGGAAGCCGCGATGTCCCCGATCAAGCGTTGCATCCTGGCCGGCAACCGCCAGTCGGCGAAGTCGCTGCGCGGTGCGCAGGCCCGCGTGCTGGCGGCAGCCGACCCGGAAGCGCTGCACGACCTGCGCGTGGCGATCCGGCGCTGGCGCAGCCTGGCCGCGCCGTGGCGGCCGCTGGACGATTTCGCGTCGATCGCGGCGCCGCTGCGCCGGCTCAAGCGCGTCGCCGATCTCGGCGGCCCGCTGCGCGACGCCGAGGTGCAGGACGCGCTGCTGGCCACGCTGGCGCCGGTCGCCGACGCCGGGCTGGAGCGCTGGCAGGAGGAGCGCGCCGCCGAATTGGCCCGCCAGCAGGCCAGGCTGCTGGGACGGTTGCAGGGCAAGCGGCTGGCGCGGGCGATCCGGCGGCTGGAGCGCCGGCTCGAACGCGGCGTCGACGCGGCGCCGAGCAATGAACTGCTGGCGGCGCTGCGCCGGCACGAGTCGGCGCTGGCCGCGCAACTGCGGGCCGACCTGGCGCTGGGCCCGGCGCTGTTCGCCGAGCGGGCGCGCTGGCACGGCACGCGGCTCGACTGCAAGCGGCTGCGCTACCTGCTGGAGGAATACGGCACGCTGCTCGGCGAGGGGCGCGCAGCCAACGCGCTGGCCGCCAAACTGGCGCAGGACGCGCTGGGCGAGTTGCACGACGTCGATGCGCTGGCCGAGACGCTGTACGCAGCCGGCGTCACCGCGCTGGCCGGCCCGCTGGCGGCCTTGCGGCGGCAGCGGCTGGCGCGTGCGCAGGCGGCGCTGGTCGAGCTGTCGGCCTGGATCTGAGGCGGGGTCCGGCGGCCGGTCGCGATCGACCGGGAGAATGCGGCGAAGAAAGGTCGGCCGGTCGGATCCGGCCGGGGGAATCGTGCCGTGCAACCTTTGCCGGCGGCGCGGTCGAACGGAGTGAAGGCTGGTCGAGGCATTCCGGCAGGCGCGGGCCTCCCGGCGGCGGCATCACTCCTCTCCAAAAGAGGTTCGCGGTATGGCGGCAGCGCCATGCCGCGTTTTTTATTCCGCGGCGCCGACGCCGCCGCAGGAGCGGCTTCAGCCGCGAATCGTGTTCGGGGCTCCCATGCCATTCGCGGCTGAAGCCGCTCCTACGAGGAGGCATCGGCATCGGTTCGAAGATCGGCACTGACTCATCTGGCGTGTCGTATCCCGCGCGCCGACACCGCCGTAGGGGCGGCTTCAGCCGCGAATCGCGTTCGCAGCCCAGCCGTCATTCGCGGCCGAAGCCGCTCCTGCACAAGGCCGCAGCCACGGCTGGCGCGGCGCTCAAGCCAGCCAGGGCGACGCCAGCCACAGCAGCGCGGCCGCCGGCACGGCCGCCAGCGCGTCGTCGAGCATCACGCCCAGGCCGCCCTTGACCCGCGCGTCGATCCAGCGGATCGGCCACGGTTTCCAGATATCGAACAGGCGGAACAGCGCGAAGGCGGCGCCCCAGCCCAGCCAGCCCTGAGGCGCCAGCGCCAGCAGCGGCAGCATCGCCACGATCTCGTCCCATACGATGGCGCCGTGGTCGCTCACGCCGAGCGCGCGGCCGGTCCTGTCGCAGACCGGCACGCCGAGCGCGAACAGCGGGATCGCCAGCAGCGCGATCGCCAGCGGCGACAGCCAGCAGGCCAGCAGCAGGTAGAACGGGATCGCCGCCAGCGAGCCGAAGGTGCCCGGCGCGCGCGGCGCCAGGCCGCTGCCGAAACCGAGCGACAGGAGGTGGGCGGGATGGGACAGCAGCAGCTTGAGGTCGGGCTGGCGGGCGGGCATTGCGAAGCGCTTTCGGCCGGGGCTAGTCGAAGTGGTTGAAGCCGGCGCGCGGCAGCGCCAGCGGCTGGCCGGCGGCGTCGCGCACGGTGACGCCCCGGCCGGCCCGCATGGCGCCGATGCGGGCCAGCGGCAGCGCGAGCTCCGCGCCGAGCGCGGCGATGCGTGCGCGCTCGGCCGGCGCGGCGGTGAAGCACAGCTCGTAGTCGTCGCCGCCGGCCAGCCGGGCCAGGTCATAGCCCGGCACGGCCTGCACCGCCGGATCGAGCGGCAGCTGCGGCAGCAGGGCCAGCTCGATCTCTGCGGCCAGCCCGGACGCGCGGGCGATGTGGCCGAGATCGGCCGCCAGGCCGTCCGACACGTCGATCGCCGCCGAGGCGAGGCCGCGCAGGGCCCGGCCCAGCGCCACCCGAGGCACCGGCCGGTCGAGCCGTTCGGCGCAATGGGCCAGGTCGGCAGCGGCCAGCGCCAGCTCGCCGTAGCGCTGCCGCACCGCCAGCGCGGCGGCGCCGGTCGGGCCGGACAGCCAGACGTCGTCGCCGTCGCGCGCGCCGTCGCGGCGCAGCGCCTGGCCCGGCTCGACCTCGCCGAGGATCTGGATCGACATCGCCAGCAGGCCGGAGGTGGTATCGCCGCCGATCAGCTCGGCGCCGTGCGCATCGGCCAGCGCGAACAGGCCGCGCGCATAGTCGGCCAGCCAGCCGGCGTCGGCCGCCGGCAGCGTCAGGCACAGCGTGAACCAGCGCGGCGCGGCGCCCATGGCGGCCATGTCCGACAGGTTGACCGCCAGCGACTTCCAGCCGAGCGAATACGGATCGGCGCCGGCGAAGAAATGGCGGCCCTCGACCATGGTGTCGGCCGCCACCGCCAGCTGCAGGCCGGCCGCCGGCGCGATCAGCGCCGCATCGTCGCCGATGCCGAGCGCGGCGCCCGGCGTGGCGCGCGTGAAGTAGCGGCGGATCAGGTCGAATTCGTCGAGCGGCATGCGCGGCGCGGGCGGACCGGAGGCGGGATCAGCGGCGCTTGTTGCGGCCGGCTTCGACCTCGTCGGCGCGCACTTCGAGCGCCAGCTTGTCGAGCACGCCGTTGACGAAGCGGTGGCCGTCGGTGCCGCCGAAGGTCTTGGCGATCTCGATCGCCTCGTTGATGATCACCGCGTAGGGGGTCTCGGGCTTGGCGGTCAGCTCGAAGGCGCCGACCAGCAGGATGGCGCGCTCGACCGGGCTGACGTCGGCCTCGTCGCGGTCCAGGTGCGGCACCAGCTTTTCCTTGAGCACCGCAGCGTCGCGCATGCAGGTGTAGAAGATCTCGCGGAACAGCGCCTCGTCGGCGCGCACGAAGCTGGTGCTGCTGTCGCGCAGGAAGCGCTCGATGGCGGCGACGCCGTCGCCGGTCAGCTGCCACTGGTACAGGCCCTGCACGGCGAATTCGCGCGCGCGGCGGCGGGCGGACTTCTGCGGGGCTTCTTGGCGTCTTGGGGTTGGGCGGCTTGGCTCATGGGCATTCCTGTCGAAAGAGCAAACGCGGCCGGGGCCGCGCGGGATGGATCGCCGGGAGACGGGCGCTCCCGGAAGGATGGATCGACGGGCGCGGGCGGCGATGGCCCGCGGCCCGACTACAGCTTGAGGCGTTCGCGCAGCGCGGTCTGCAACCGGGCCATCTCGACCGCGACGCGGGCGGCGTCGGTGCCCTTCTCCTGCATGCGCACCAGCGCCTGGTCGTCGTTCTCGGTGGTCAGGATCGCGTTGGCGATCGGCACGCCGAAATCGAGCGTCACCTGGGTCACGCCGGCGCCCGACTCGTTCGATACCAGTTCGAAATGATAGGTCTCGCCGCGGATCACTGCGCCGAGGGTGACCAGCGCGTCGAAACGGCCCGACTTGGCCATGGTCTGCAGCACCAGCGGCGCCTCGAGCGCGCCGGGCACGGTCGCCAGCAGCAGGTCGGATTCCGCCACGCCCAGCCGCACCAGCTCGTCGCGGCAGGCCGCCAGCAGGCCCTCGCAGACGTCGCTGTTAAAGCGGCACATGACGATGCCGACCTTGAGGCCGCGGCCGTCGAGATTGGATTCGATTTCGGGGAGGTGTTCGAAGCGCGGCATGTCAGCCCTTTCGTTCTGTATGTTGGCGCAATAAAGCGGCCAGTGCCGGCCGATCCAGCTGGTCGATCGCGATGCGGACCAGCCAGTCGACCAAGTCGATCTGCGAAAAACGGAGCCACCAGCCATTACCAACTAGGAAGGTGGTCATGCAGGCGGCGGCGGTACGCTTGTTGCCGTCGAGGAAGGGACGATTCTTGGCCAGCGAATGGGCATAGGCCGCCGCCGCCTCGAATACATCGCCGGTATAGCCATAAGTCTGCTGGGCCTGCCCCAGGGCCGAGCGCATCAGCTCGATGTCGCGCACGCCCTGCATCCCGCCGAAAGCCCGGATCTGGTCCTCGTGGACCAGCAATACCAAGGCTTCGGGCAGGAAGCGGACCGGAGCGGTCATCAGAGCTCGGCGAGCTTCTGGAAGGCCGGCCGGTATTGCTCAAGCACTTCCTGATAAGCCGCCCAGCCTTCGGCAAAAGCCTCGTCGACCGGCGTCAGCAGCAGGCGGCCGTTCTCGGGCGTCACCTCGAACTTCTGGCCTTCGGCCAGGTGCAGGCTGTGCACGATCTCGGCCGGAATGGTGGTGACGAAGCTGGAACCGACCTTGCGCAGCACGACTTGGCTCATGGCGACCTCCGTATATACGGTCGTATATATTAGCAAGCCGCCCACGCCCCGTCAAAAACCCCTTATGAATCAGGGCCTACCGAGACCGCTCATGGCTCGACGAAGCCCGTCACCTCGAGCCCGAAACCGGCCATGCTCGGCATCTTGCGCTCGGGCGACAGCAGCTTCATCTTGCCCACGCCGAGCGTCTTGAGCATCTGCGCGCCGACGCCGTAGGTGCGCAGATCCCACTTGGTCGGCTGGTTGAGCTTGAGCTCGGGCAGCGCCCGCGCCAGCAGGTCCTCGCCGCTCTCGTCTCGGTGCAGCATCACCAGCACGCCGCGGCCGGCCTCGGCGATGGCGGCCAGGCTCTGGTAGATGCCCCAGGAATGGCGGGTCTGGCCGGCGTCGAGCCAGTCGAGCACGCTGAGCGGCTCGTGCACGCGCACCAGCACCTCGTCGTCGGGCCGGATCTGGCCCTTGACCAGCGCCAGGTGGGTCGCGG is a genomic window of Chitinimonas koreensis containing:
- the trpD gene encoding anthranilate phosphoribosyltransferase; translation: MTTPQAALNRLIDGNELFYDEMLSVMRQIMTGTMSPVHTAAILIGLRVKVETVSEIAAAATVMRELSSRVAVQRREHLVDTCGTGGDGAHTFNISTTAAFVAAAAGARVAKHGNRGVSSSSGSADVLEALGVNLALTPEQVGQCIDEVGVGFMFAPNHHGAMKNVAPIRKELGVRTIFNILGPLTNPAGADNQVMGVFHPDLVGIQCRVLKELGSRHVLIVHGRDGLDEISLIDRTLVAELCDGEITEYEFDPRDHGFALCEPAALKAAGPAESRAKVEAVLAAEAGPCRDIVVLNAGAALYAAGVAASLAEGFAAAAAAIDSGAARAKLAALVELSQRFKN
- the trpC gene encoding indole-3-glycerol phosphate synthase TrpC; this translates as MSDILQKILHTKADEVAAARRAKPLEAVRAEAEAAPGVRDFTGALRDKYADGQAAVIAEIKKASPSKGVIRADFRPAEIAADYAAHGAACLSVLTDEQYFQGHADYLRAARGACALPVLRKDFVVDAYQVYEARAMGADCILLIVGALDAGHMRELEALAHELGMAVLVESHDRAELDRALTLKTPLIGINNRDLRSFEVSLKTTLDLLERIPSDRIVITESGILKPADVELMLEHEVYAFLVGEAFMRQPSPGAALAELFG
- a CDS encoding porin; this translates as MKKQLLAIAVLGALAAPAFADNNVTLYGRIDMGLERSDDGTTSRFVEQNFASRIGFKGEEDLGGGLKALFQIETGVSPDDSANSAAWASRNSFVGLKGDFGTVLMGNHDMPFKSLDRNVGTMWNQTDPIEQVVNGKASAGAIGANFHTRQKNVVQYHSPVWSGFQLKAAFSPDEAKVDGGTNKQVYGLSAEYNAGPWNIGAGYENKQDAATKGKDLSAVKLIGGLKIDAFTLGAAYAKLDNDNGSKVDTWALVGNYTIGATTLKAAYGTADESKGNAQDGTALWSFEVDYSLSKRTTVYGYYAAYKNDGKSKAKFETGDNKYAPVAGEDPSVFGVAVRHNF
- a CDS encoding NADPH-dependent FMN reductase is translated as MSARILVFAGSARRGSLNKKLAGVLAQAVRDAGGEASLIDLADFDMLLYHGDWESENGVPERARALNTLLQSHDGLALASPENNASVSSLMKNTLDWLSRIDAGAAFQGKTALLTAASPGALGGLRGLNHLRDILHTLGVSTLPQTLAISRAHEAFGQDGKLSDARQQSQVEKLAARLVAVTGAVKAL
- a CDS encoding OsmC family protein, coding for MTVQARKSEGGSYLTELSVEAARWLADADDSTTAPDPHQLLDAALAACTAITLRMYAARKGFPLEDVHVSIDHVERDGVYRMQRRLEFVGDLTEVQRTRLAEIADKCPVHKTLSGRIEIATETVVAPAA
- a CDS encoding pirin family protein; this translates as MSITIRRSAERGHADHGWLKSYHSFSFADYYDPAHMGFGALRVINEDRVAAGAGFGTHGHRDMEIVSYVLSGALEHRDSMGNGSVLRAGDVQRMSAGRGVYHSEYNGSTEEPVHFLQIWIVPSQTGLDASYQEFHVGPDEKRGRLRLIAAPEGGERVLALHQDARLHAGLFDAGERAELPLAPGRRAYVHLVRGELAVNGEALAAGDAALLAGEGTLRFEDGRDAEVLVFDLA
- a CDS encoding CHAD domain-containing protein is translated as MSPIKRCILAGNRQSAKSLRGAQARVLAAADPEALHDLRVAIRRWRSLAAPWRPLDDFASIAAPLRRLKRVADLGGPLRDAEVQDALLATLAPVADAGLERWQEERAAELARQQARLLGRLQGKRLARAIRRLERRLERGVDAAPSNELLAALRRHESALAAQLRADLALGPALFAERARWHGTRLDCKRLRYLLEEYGTLLGEGRAANALAAKLAQDALGELHDVDALAETLYAAGVTALAGPLAALRRQRLARAQAALVELSAWI
- a CDS encoding phosphatidylglycerophosphatase A family protein translates to MPARQPDLKLLLSHPAHLLSLGFGSGLAPRAPGTFGSLAAIPFYLLLACWLSPLAIALLAIPLFALGVPVCDRTGRALGVSDHGAIVWDEIVAMLPLLALAPQGWLGWGAAFALFRLFDIWKPWPIRWIDARVKGGLGVMLDDALAAVPAAALLWLASPWLA
- the thiL gene encoding thiamine-phosphate kinase, encoding MPLDEFDLIRRYFTRATPGAALGIGDDAALIAPAAGLQLAVAADTMVEGRHFFAGADPYSLGWKSLAVNLSDMAAMGAAPRWFTLCLTLPAADAGWLADYARGLFALADAHGAELIGGDTTSGLLAMSIQILGEVEPGQALRRDGARDGDDVWLSGPTGAAALAVRQRYGELALAAADLAHCAERLDRPVPRVALGRALRGLASAAIDVSDGLAADLGHIARASGLAAEIELALLPQLPLDPAVQAVPGYDLARLAGGDDYELCFTAAPAERARIAALGAELALPLARIGAMRAGRGVTVRDAAGQPLALPRAGFNHFD
- the nusB gene encoding transcription antitermination factor NusB; protein product: MQGLYQWQLTGDGVAAIERFLRDSSTSFVRADEALFREIFYTCMRDAAVLKEKLVPHLDRDEADVSPVERAILLVGAFELTAKPETPYAVIINEAIEIAKTFGGTDGHRFVNGVLDKLALEVRADEVEAGRNKRR
- the ribH gene encoding 6,7-dimethyl-8-ribityllumazine synthase produces the protein MPRFEHLPEIESNLDGRGLKVGIVMCRFNSDVCEGLLAACRDELVRLGVAESDLLLATVPGALEAPLVLQTMAKSGRFDALVTLGAVIRGETYHFELVSNESGAGVTQVTLDFGVPIANAILTTENDDQALVRMQEKGTDAARVAVEMARLQTALRERLKL
- a CDS encoding type II toxin-antitoxin system death-on-curing family toxin → MTAPVRFLPEALVLLVHEDQIRAFGGMQGVRDIELMRSALGQAQQTYGYTGDVFEAAAAYAHSLAKNRPFLDGNKRTAAACMTTFLVGNGWWLRFSQIDLVDWLVRIAIDQLDRPALAALLRQHTERKG